Proteins co-encoded in one Gehongia tenuis genomic window:
- a CDS encoding helix-turn-helix domain-containing protein — protein sequence MYTRLREMRKRRNLSQAMLAKELNIDQSTYSGYETGKSGIPLRIMVDIAKYYGVTVDEMLVDEDEDETKKIGLIRIR from the coding sequence TTGTATACACGTCTTCGTGAAATGCGAAAAAGAAGAAATTTGTCCCAGGCGATGCTGGCCAAGGAGCTGAATATTGATCAGAGCACCTATTCGGGCTATGAGACGGGCAAATCAGGGATTCCGCTTCGAATCATGGTGGATATTGCCAAGTACTATGGGGTAACGGTGGACGAGATGCTGGTCGACGAGGACGAGGACGAGACAAAAAAAATCGGACTCATCCGAATCCGATAG
- the ybaK gene encoding Cys-tRNA(Pro) deacylase: protein MRTKMKTNAMRQLDEAGVVYETRKYDVEDGAIDGLSVARKLSESPDRLFKTLVTWGGGRSFFVFVIPVNRELDLKAAARAVGVKSIEMVHVKDILPITGYIRGGCSPLGMKKAFPTVLDSTALEKDYILVSGGKIGHQIVLAPQDLIALIGASTAEITR, encoded by the coding sequence ATGAGAACAAAAATGAAGACCAACGCCATGCGCCAGCTGGATGAGGCGGGTGTGGTCTATGAAACCCGAAAATATGATGTGGAGGACGGCGCCATCGACGGCCTGTCGGTGGCCAGAAAGCTCTCCGAAAGCCCGGATCGGCTATTCAAGACGCTGGTCACCTGGGGCGGCGGCAGAAGCTTCTTCGTGTTTGTTATTCCTGTGAACCGGGAGCTGGATCTGAAGGCTGCGGCCCGTGCGGTGGGCGTCAAGTCCATTGAGATGGTCCACGTGAAGGATATCCTCCCCATCACCGGCTACATCCGCGGCGGCTGTTCCCCTTTGGGCATGAAAAAAGCCTTTCCCACAGTGCTGGACAGCACGGCTTTGGAAAAGGACTATATTTTGGTCAGCGGGGGAAAGATCGGTCACCAGATCGTGCTGGCACCCCAGGACCTCATCGCGCTCATCGGCGCTTCCACCGCGGAAATCACTCGCTAA
- a CDS encoding manganese efflux pump MntP: MSILEILLIAVGLAMDAFAVSICNGITVRDFGKREALLQGAYFGLFQFAMTAIGYFAGRSVSVYIENIDHWVAFGLLVVIGGHMIYESLTHKEEGCTKGDAKTLMSPKRMTLMAVATSIDALAVGVSLAILSVNIWLSAAVIGVVAFAFGFGGGFLGRKVGSLIQKWAEVAGGGILVLTGVKILVEHLFLGG, from the coding sequence ATGAGTATCTTAGAGATTCTGCTGATCGCCGTGGGCCTGGCCATGGACGCCTTTGCGGTCTCCATCTGCAATGGCATCACGGTGCGGGACTTCGGCAAACGGGAGGCGCTGCTCCAGGGAGCCTATTTCGGCCTGTTCCAGTTTGCCATGACCGCCATCGGATACTTTGCGGGCCGGTCCGTGTCGGTGTACATCGAGAACATCGATCACTGGGTGGCCTTCGGGCTTTTGGTGGTGATCGGCGGCCATATGATCTATGAATCCCTCACCCACAAGGAGGAAGGCTGCACAAAGGGCGATGCCAAGACGCTGATGAGCCCGAAGCGCATGACGCTGATGGCAGTGGCCACCAGCATCGACGCGCTGGCGGTGGGCGTGAGCCTGGCCATTCTCAGCGTGAACATTTGGCTCTCCGCGGCCGTCATCGGCGTGGTGGCCTTCGCCTTCGGCTTTGGCGGCGGGTTCCTGGGCCGCAAGGTGGGCAGTCTGATCCAGAAATGGGCGGAGGTCGCCGGCGGAGGCATTCTGGTGCTGACCGGCGTAAAAATTCTGGTGGAACATCTGTTTTTAGGCGGCTAA
- a CDS encoding helix-turn-helix domain-containing protein: MYIRMKALRNVYQLQQKFVAERLEIDQSTYSCYENGKLDPPIRVLSMLADMYHTSVDYMSGRTPEFDPYPLTEGRVYPWPQLPLPDTPPRHTRGPAKDKGDKK; this comes from the coding sequence ATGTACATTCGCATGAAGGCGCTGAGAAATGTGTATCAGCTTCAGCAGAAATTTGTGGCGGAGCGGCTGGAAATCGATCAAAGCACCTATTCGTGCTATGAGAACGGCAAGCTGGACCCGCCCATCCGCGTTCTGTCCATGCTGGCGGATATGTACCACACCTCCGTGGACTACATGTCCGGCCGCACGCCGGAGTTCGACCCCTATCCGCTGACGGAGGGCCGGGTCTATCCCTGGCCGCAGCTCCCGCTGCCGGATACTCCGCCCAGACACACCCGGGGCCCGGCGAAGGATAAGGGCGACAAAAAATAA
- a CDS encoding NAD(P)/FAD-dependent oxidoreductase: protein MKRVVIIGAGPAGLTAAHEILSRSKDYEVVVLEETGEIGGISRTVRHNGNRMDIGGHRFFSKDPRVSDWWEKMMPTQGAPTFDDKRLGRTMPLAEGGPDPEKEDRVMLVRHRVSRIYYLRKFFDYPISLKVKTLKNLGARRTLVGGFSYLKSMCVKRPEDSLENFYINRFGKSLYSMFFEGYTEKLWGRHPSQIAADWGAQRVKGLSVTAILKDMFARAFGKKDRKVETSLIEQFYYPKFGPGQLWETAAAEVEKMGGTLLMEARVTAVRIEGNRVVSVSYMKDGRKEELTGDEFISSMPVKDLILGMEGDEPDFEVKRIAGGLPYRDFVTVGLLVPRLNLKNDTDMKTLANIVPDCWIYVQDTDVKLGRIQIFNNWSPYLVEDPEKTVWIGLEYFCDEGDDFWNMSDEACIAFAADELERMGIIRASDVIDAHREKVKKAYPAYFDTYYEIDRVIDYLNTLENLYCVGRNGQHRYNNMDHSMATAFLAADNILAGVRDKANIWAVNTDQEYHEEKNDG, encoded by the coding sequence GTGAAAAGGGTGGTCATTATTGGAGCCGGGCCTGCGGGCCTTACGGCGGCGCACGAAATCTTATCCCGCTCAAAGGATTATGAGGTGGTGGTGCTGGAGGAGACCGGCGAGATCGGCGGCATCTCCCGCACCGTGCGGCACAACGGCAACCGCATGGATATCGGCGGTCACCGCTTTTTCTCCAAGGACCCCCGGGTCAGCGACTGGTGGGAGAAAATGATGCCCACCCAGGGCGCGCCCACCTTCGACGATAAGCGGCTGGGCCGGACCATGCCCCTTGCCGAGGGCGGTCCCGATCCCGAAAAGGAGGACCGGGTGATGCTGGTCCGCCACCGGGTGAGCCGCATCTATTATTTAAGGAAGTTTTTCGATTATCCCATCTCCCTCAAGGTCAAGACCCTGAAGAATCTGGGCGCGAGGCGCACGCTGGTGGGCGGGTTCTCCTACCTGAAGAGCATGTGCGTGAAGCGGCCCGAGGATTCCCTGGAGAACTTCTACATCAACCGCTTCGGCAAGTCCCTGTACAGCATGTTCTTCGAGGGCTACACCGAGAAGCTGTGGGGCCGGCATCCCAGCCAGATTGCCGCCGATTGGGGCGCCCAGCGGGTGAAGGGGCTTTCCGTCACCGCCATTTTGAAGGATATGTTCGCCCGGGCTTTCGGCAAGAAGGACCGGAAGGTGGAAACCTCCCTCATTGAGCAGTTCTATTATCCCAAGTTTGGGCCGGGCCAGCTTTGGGAAACCGCCGCCGCCGAGGTGGAGAAGATGGGCGGCACCCTCCTTATGGAGGCCCGGGTCACCGCCGTTCGGATCGAGGGGAACCGGGTGGTTTCCGTCAGCTACATGAAGGACGGCCGCAAGGAGGAGCTCACCGGCGATGAATTCATCTCCTCCATGCCGGTGAAGGACCTGATCCTCGGGATGGAGGGGGACGAGCCCGACTTTGAGGTGAAGCGCATCGCCGGCGGCCTGCCCTACCGGGATTTCGTCACCGTGGGCCTTCTGGTCCCCAGGCTCAACCTCAAAAACGACACCGACATGAAGACCCTCGCGAACATCGTGCCCGACTGCTGGATCTACGTGCAGGACACGGACGTGAAGCTGGGACGCATCCAGATCTTCAACAACTGGTCCCCCTATCTGGTGGAGGACCCGGAAAAGACGGTGTGGATCGGTCTCGAGTACTTCTGCGACGAGGGCGACGATTTCTGGAACATGTCCGATGAGGCGTGCATCGCCTTCGCCGCCGACGAGCTGGAGAGGATGGGCATCATCCGCGCCTCCGATGTGATCGACGCCCACCGGGAGAAGGTCAAAAAGGCCTACCCCGCCTACTTCGATACCTATTACGAGATCGACCGGGTGATCGATTACCTGAACACCCTTGAAAATCTCTACTGCGTGGGCCGGAACGGTCAGCACCGCTACAACAACATGGACCATTCCATGGCCACTGCCTTCCTCGCCGCCGACAACATCCTCGCCGGCGTCCGGGACAAGGCCAACATCTGGGCGGTCAACACCGATCAGGAGTATCATGAGGAGAAAAACGATGGCTGA
- a CDS encoding helix-turn-helix domain-containing protein — MTVCEAVRQRLNDLCRERDITTNALSLDAGVPQSTVKSIMNGESKNPGIVTLKKLCDSFGITLGQFFSSEIFDTLEQEIQ; from the coding sequence GTGACCGTCTGCGAAGCTGTGCGTCAAAGATTGAACGATTTGTGCAGGGAAAGGGACATTACAACCAATGCACTCAGCCTGGATGCTGGCGTGCCCCAGTCCACCGTCAAGAGCATCATGAACGGGGAAAGCAAAAATCCAGGGATCGTGACGCTCAAAAAATTGTGCGACAGCTTCGGCATCACCCTGGGCCAGTTTTTCAGCAGCGAGATTTTTGATACACTGGAACAGGAGATCCAATGA
- a CDS encoding NAD-dependent epimerase/dehydratase family protein: MSTIYGVTGAMGHLGGTVVRVLAQRGERVRALALPGDHSKTLTGVSAEMFTGDVRHAVSLEPFLTVPKGDRLVVIHAAGIVSIASKFDQNVYDVNVKGTQNIVDGCLRHRAERLIHVSSVHAIPPGEKGETITEVDSFRPDRVEGLYARTKAEATQRVLDATLEGLDAVVVHPSGILGPGDYGHGHLTQLIKDFLDGRLTACVNGGYDFVDVRDVTDGILSAAESGRTGECYILSGAFCTIPVLLRVLAEVSGKKPIRTVLPTWFAKFTAPLAETYYKILRQPPLYTAYSLYTLSCPAKFSHGKAELELGYHPRSLTDTLRDTVAWLRSQGLVKPFRGAPQPAG; the protein is encoded by the coding sequence ATGAGTACGATTTATGGCGTTACCGGGGCCATGGGCCATCTGGGCGGCACGGTGGTCCGCGTGCTCGCCCAAAGGGGTGAACGGGTGCGCGCTTTGGCGCTGCCCGGCGATCATTCCAAAACGCTCACGGGCGTCTCGGCGGAGATGTTTACCGGCGATGTGAGACACGCCGTCTCTCTGGAGCCGTTCCTTACGGTTCCAAAGGGCGACAGGCTTGTGGTGATCCATGCCGCGGGCATCGTGTCCATTGCGTCCAAGTTCGATCAAAACGTCTACGATGTGAATGTGAAGGGCACGCAGAACATCGTCGACGGTTGTCTGCGCCACAGGGCGGAGCGGCTGATCCACGTGAGTTCCGTTCACGCCATTCCGCCGGGGGAGAAGGGGGAGACCATCACCGAAGTGGATTCCTTCCGGCCCGACCGGGTGGAGGGGCTGTACGCCCGCACCAAGGCGGAGGCCACCCAGCGGGTGCTGGACGCCACTTTGGAGGGGCTGGACGCCGTGGTGGTCCACCCATCGGGCATTCTGGGGCCGGGGGACTACGGACACGGACACCTCACCCAGCTGATCAAGGACTTTCTCGACGGGCGGCTGACCGCCTGCGTGAACGGCGGCTACGATTTCGTGGACGTCCGGGACGTAACGGACGGCATTCTTTCCGCCGCCGAATCGGGACGCACCGGGGAATGCTACATTCTCTCCGGCGCCTTTTGCACCATTCCGGTCCTCCTTCGGGTGCTGGCCGAGGTGAGCGGCAAAAAGCCCATCCGCACGGTGCTGCCCACATGGTTTGCCAAATTCACCGCGCCGCTGGCGGAGACCTATTACAAGATCCTGCGCCAGCCGCCGCTGTACACGGCCTACTCGCTGTATACCCTGAGCTGCCCCGCCAAGTTCAGTCACGGCAAGGCGGAGCTGGAACTGGGTTATCACCCCAGATCGCTCACCGATACGCTGCGGGATACCGTGGCCTGGCTGCGCAGCCAGGGCCTGGTCAAACCCTTCCGCGGCGCACCGCAGCCCGCCGGCTGA
- a CDS encoding YeeE/YedE family protein, producing MKKWGLAGLLMLTAALLGGCASGTENGLGGGMIVLMIVIGFAIGAVVFFRRKKRELAEYYREQEDKARLKAVEELENSGRDGDEPAAAALTAAEPADEGSKTADEPEPADVEPDTADEPDGVEP from the coding sequence ATGAAAAAGTGGGGTTTGGCAGGACTGTTGATGCTGACGGCGGCGCTTCTTGGCGGCTGCGCGTCCGGCACGGAGAACGGCCTCGGCGGCGGGATGATCGTGCTGATGATTGTCATCGGTTTTGCCATCGGCGCGGTGGTCTTTTTCCGGCGAAAAAAGCGTGAGCTCGCCGAGTACTACCGGGAGCAGGAGGACAAGGCGCGCCTCAAAGCGGTGGAGGAGCTGGAGAACAGCGGCCGGGACGGGGATGAGCCGGCAGCGGCGGCCCTGACGGCGGCGGAGCCCGCGGACGAGGGGTCGAAGACGGCGGACGAACCGGAGCCCGCGGACGTGGAACCGGATACGGCGGACGAACCGGACGGCGTGGAGCCCTGA
- a CDS encoding SIS domain-containing protein, with amino-acid sequence MAIKNLLNDLNDCPATLKKHHVGYRDIHDIVRATAVGTQLTATGIATSLYALEVAQKMLEMKGLFYKMNVINTSDLINYGSSLYLDANPLLILSRSGESAETVRLAHEPKGSRATISVTEGIGSTLSMCCKYMVGFSANETAFTNTKSFQLSIAYAVFAAKALGLPLMLTPQEYADEAAERVEKTLLCADHADRHIGKMMAEKNVLIIDGQGPLTGIVHQAVLDYQEIGTAAVASVGGVMRHGLIELTRREDAGVILMIPNDKAADIKVKLARDLIAAGTTVGIVAEEGVDLWKMKTIETVWIPKGHWGVTPIAFAAAMEKIYYYYARAKGLKDIKPTAVGKVTREE; translated from the coding sequence ATGGCCATTAAAAATCTGCTGAACGATCTGAACGACTGCCCCGCCACGCTGAAAAAGCATCACGTGGGCTACCGGGACATCCACGATATCGTCCGCGCCACGGCGGTGGGCACCCAGCTGACCGCCACCGGCATCGCCACATCCCTGTATGCGCTGGAGGTGGCACAAAAGATGCTGGAAATGAAGGGCCTTTTCTACAAGATGAACGTGATCAACACGTCGGACCTCATCAACTATGGGTCGTCGCTGTATCTGGACGCCAACCCCCTGCTCATCCTGTCCCGCTCCGGCGAATCGGCGGAAACGGTGCGGCTGGCCCACGAGCCCAAGGGCAGCCGAGCCACCATCTCGGTGACGGAAGGGATTGGCTCAACTTTATCCATGTGCTGCAAGTATATGGTGGGATTTTCCGCTAATGAAACCGCTTTCACCAATACCAAATCTTTTCAGCTGTCCATCGCCTATGCGGTGTTCGCGGCCAAGGCGCTGGGCCTGCCGCTCATGCTCACGCCCCAGGAATACGCCGACGAGGCGGCGGAGCGGGTGGAAAAGACGCTGCTTTGCGCGGACCATGCGGACCGTCACATCGGCAAGATGATGGCGGAGAAGAACGTTCTCATTATCGACGGGCAGGGGCCGCTGACCGGCATCGTGCATCAGGCGGTGCTGGACTATCAGGAGATCGGCACGGCGGCGGTGGCTTCGGTGGGCGGCGTGATGCGTCACGGCCTGATCGAGCTCACCCGCCGGGAGGACGCCGGCGTGATCCTGATGATCCCGAACGACAAGGCGGCGGATATCAAGGTGAAGCTGGCCCGGGATCTCATCGCCGCAGGCACCACGGTGGGCATCGTGGCCGAGGAGGGCGTGGACCTGTGGAAGATGAAAACCATCGAGACGGTGTGGATTCCCAAGGGGCACTGGGGCGTCACGCCCATAGCCTTTGCGGCGGCGATGGAGAAAATCTACTACTACTATGCCCGGGCCAAGGGCCTGAAGGATATCAAGCCCACGGCGGTGGGCAAGGTGACGAGGGAGGAATAA
- a CDS encoding TolB family protein: MKKWTPPQRADVYSMLEVYDMNTNQREVVAEFDRVIEAPNWTPDGQSLVYNSLGRIYRFDLDSRESRLIDTGYVASCNNDHVLSPDGKLLGISAWTAEDQKSRVYILPITGGTPRLITPVGPSYLHGWSPDGKTLAYCGNRDGIFDVYVLPAEGGVETQLTDAPGLNDGPEYSPDGGHIWFNSVRTGLMQVWRMNPDGSEQTQMTRDEGWNSWFPHVSPDGRDVVYICYKKGDVDPGAHPPDKNVEIRHMPASGGAPRTLAKFFGGQGSLNVNSWAPDSRRFAFVSYRLK; encoded by the coding sequence ATGAAAAAATGGACGCCTCCCCAGCGGGCCGATGTGTACAGCATGCTGGAAGTGTACGATATGAATACGAATCAGCGGGAGGTGGTGGCCGAGTTCGACCGCGTCATCGAGGCGCCGAACTGGACGCCGGACGGCCAAAGCCTCGTCTACAACTCCCTGGGCCGCATCTACCGCTTTGATCTGGACAGCCGGGAGAGCCGGCTCATCGATACCGGCTATGTGGCCTCCTGCAACAACGACCACGTGCTCTCCCCCGACGGCAAGCTCCTCGGGATCAGCGCCTGGACGGCGGAGGACCAAAAATCCCGGGTGTACATCCTGCCCATCACCGGCGGCACGCCCCGGCTCATCACCCCGGTGGGCCCGAGCTACCTCCACGGCTGGAGCCCGGACGGCAAAACCCTGGCCTACTGCGGCAACCGGGACGGCATCTTCGACGTGTACGTGCTTCCGGCGGAGGGCGGCGTGGAAACCCAGCTCACCGACGCGCCCGGCCTCAACGACGGACCGGAGTATTCGCCGGACGGCGGGCACATCTGGTTCAACTCGGTCAGAACCGGGCTCATGCAGGTGTGGCGGATGAATCCCGACGGCTCGGAGCAGACCCAGATGACCCGCGACGAGGGCTGGAACAGCTGGTTCCCCCACGTCTCCCCGGACGGCAGGGACGTGGTGTACATCTGCTACAAAAAGGGCGACGTGGACCCCGGCGCCCATCCCCCGGACAAAAACGTGGAGATCCGGCACATGCCCGCCTCCGGCGGCGCGCCCCGCACCCTGGCGAAATTCTTCGGCGGCCAGGGCTCGCTGAACGTCAACTCCTGGGCGCCGGACAGCCGGCGCTTCGCCTTCGTCAGCTACCGGCTGAAGTAG
- a CDS encoding carbohydrate kinase family protein codes for MKSITALGDLTVDVLLKGMTELPDWGQEVRVAGMERRLGGNLGNMVRAAWMLSMDNFAIRSLVGDDEAGREILAWLKELGFDGEGVDILPGKGTSVTHAPVRTDGERSFLTYPGVVDDLDKLLTDDPKSDMIFLTGWSLPPNVSGSVLCEAMDRWQAAGKTVAADVIWESVGKKADLAWMDKVDLLFMNEDELMALTGPSVDVVKCAKKLHKRLRPGATLAVKRGAEGCLLLTGEDIYACASLPIEPRDAVGAGDTFNTAYIKAWSAGHPATACLAYASAFTAMHLDAGTPWPPCRQKAWEAAATLPMQRIT; via the coding sequence ATGAAGAGCATTACGGCGCTGGGCGATCTGACGGTGGACGTCCTTTTGAAGGGCATGACGGAGCTGCCGGACTGGGGCCAGGAGGTCCGGGTGGCCGGTATGGAGCGGCGGCTGGGCGGCAACCTGGGCAACATGGTGCGGGCGGCCTGGATGCTTTCGATGGACAACTTTGCCATCCGCAGTCTGGTGGGGGACGACGAGGCGGGCCGGGAGATTCTGGCCTGGCTGAAGGAGCTGGGTTTTGACGGCGAAGGGGTGGATATCCTGCCGGGAAAGGGCACTTCCGTCACCCACGCGCCGGTCAGAACCGACGGCGAACGCTCCTTTTTGACCTACCCCGGCGTGGTGGATGATCTGGACAAACTCTTGACGGACGATCCCAAAAGCGATATGATATTCCTGACCGGTTGGTCCCTGCCCCCCAATGTATCGGGGTCGGTTCTATGCGAGGCCATGGACCGCTGGCAGGCCGCGGGCAAAACGGTGGCCGCCGACGTGATCTGGGAGAGCGTGGGCAAAAAGGCCGATCTCGCCTGGATGGACAAGGTGGACCTGCTGTTCATGAACGAGGACGAACTGATGGCCCTCACCGGCCCGTCGGTGGATGTGGTGAAGTGTGCGAAGAAGCTGCATAAGCGCCTTCGGCCCGGCGCCACGCTGGCGGTGAAGCGGGGCGCGGAGGGATGCCTGCTCCTGACGGGGGAGGACATCTACGCCTGCGCCAGCCTTCCCATCGAGCCCCGGGACGCCGTGGGCGCGGGGGACACCTTCAATACCGCCTACATCAAGGCCTGGAGCGCGGGCCATCCCGCGACGGCGTGCCTTGCCTACGCGTCGGCCTTCACGGCCATGCATCTGGACGCCGGAACGCCCTGGCCGCCCTGCCGCCAAAAGGCCTGGGAGGCCGCGGCAACGCTGCCCATGCAGCGCATCACTTAG
- a CDS encoding SLOG family protein, translating into MKIAIVGSRAITELDLTPYLPPNPDLVISGGAQGVDRLAEAWARRRGIPVQIFLPDYQRFGRGAPLVRNRLIVGASDLVIAFWDGRSRGTRFTIDEALRAGVDLRVYNFPGGTGRK; encoded by the coding sequence ATGAAAATCGCCATTGTGGGCTCCCGGGCCATCACCGAACTGGATTTGACCCCCTACCTCCCCCCCAACCCCGACCTCGTCATCAGCGGCGGGGCCCAGGGCGTCGACAGGCTGGCCGAAGCCTGGGCCCGCCGGCGGGGTATCCCCGTTCAAATCTTCCTGCCCGATTACCAGCGCTTCGGGCGGGGCGCGCCGCTGGTGCGCAACCGTCTCATCGTGGGGGCCAGCGATCTGGTCATCGCCTTCTGGGACGGGCGCTCGCGGGGCACCCGCTTCACCATCGACGAGGCGCTCCGCGCCGGCGTGGATCTTCGGGTGTACAACTTCCCCGGCGGAACGGGGAGGAAATGA
- a CDS encoding GntR family transcriptional regulator codes for MLDRTSSVPLAMQLARELTLKIEQGEYPAYSLFPTEEKLTERYGVSRTTVRQALAYLADDGLIRREQGRGTFVNAPAFMGGRRVSRSVQYLKGTSGLIEAAGMKSSVKVLKFGSEEASADVAENLKIAPGATVWYCERLRLGDGLPVMIERLWVPQYLCGELSSTDMEGSFYTVLKERFGLEPKSAGQRLYAVTLSGEDAKLFDQEGGAPAFFVEGVTRLAGGWPVEYENSLLNSQLVVMEMDLGASSMRIQ; via the coding sequence ATGTTGGATCGAACGAGCTCCGTGCCGCTGGCCATGCAGCTGGCGCGTGAACTAACCCTAAAGATTGAGCAGGGCGAATATCCCGCCTACTCCCTTTTTCCCACGGAGGAGAAACTGACCGAACGCTACGGCGTCTCCCGCACCACGGTGCGCCAGGCGCTGGCCTATCTTGCGGATGACGGCCTCATCCGCCGGGAACAGGGCAGAGGCACCTTCGTGAACGCGCCCGCTTTCATGGGGGGGCGGCGGGTTTCCCGAAGCGTCCAGTACCTCAAGGGCACCTCCGGGCTCATCGAGGCGGCGGGCATGAAATCCTCGGTCAAGGTGCTGAAGTTTGGCAGCGAGGAAGCCAGCGCCGATGTGGCGGAAAACCTCAAAATCGCGCCGGGCGCCACGGTGTGGTACTGCGAGCGGCTGAGACTGGGTGACGGGCTGCCGGTGATGATCGAGCGGCTGTGGGTGCCCCAGTACCTTTGCGGCGAGCTTTCCAGCACGGATATGGAGGGCTCCTTCTACACGGTGCTGAAGGAGCGCTTCGGCCTCGAGCCCAAGAGCGCCGGACAGCGCCTCTATGCGGTCACCCTCTCCGGCGAGGATGCGAAACTCTTCGATCAGGAGGGCGGCGCGCCCGCCTTCTTCGTGGAGGGCGTCACCCGGCTGGCCGGGGGCTGGCCGGTGGAATACGAAAATTCCCTCTTGAACAGTCAACTGGTGGTCATGGAGATGGATCTTGGCGCCAGCTCCATGCGCATCCAATAA
- a CDS encoding helix-turn-helix domain-containing protein, translating to MKIYGYNGKRNIVGSRVREARRRLGLSQEELAARLQVEAVTLEQKTISRLEQGQRIVTDYEVKVLARILRVDPNWLLEED from the coding sequence ATGAAGATTTACGGATATAACGGCAAACGGAACATCGTGGGATCCAGAGTCCGCGAGGCACGCAGGCGGCTCGGACTGTCCCAGGAGGAGCTGGCGGCGCGGCTGCAGGTGGAGGCGGTCACGCTGGAACAAAAGACCATCAGCCGCCTCGAACAGGGCCAGCGCATCGTCACCGATTACGAGGTCAAGGTGCTGGCCAGGATTCTCAGGGTCGATCCCAATTGGCTGCTGGAAGAGGACTAG
- a CDS encoding O-acetylhomoserine aminocarboxypropyltransferase/cysteine synthase family protein, whose amino-acid sequence MRIETKCLHEGYHPGNGEPRAMPIYQSTTYTYDSTEHIGQLFDLTAPGHMYSRISNPTVAMVEEKISALEGGVGALCTTAGQAASLIAVINLCSAGDHFVAASTIYGGTINLFAVTLKRLGIECTFISPESTEEEIRAAIRPNTKLIFGESLANPALTVLDIERFAKAAHGAGVPLVVDNTFPTPILCRPIEFGADIVIHSTTKYMDGHAVQVGGVIVDSGNFDWTQNDKFPGLTTPDESYHGLTYTESFGRAAFITKARVQLIRDLGCYPAAMTAFLLNLGLETLAVRMEKHVENALAMAEFLAASDKVESVNYPGLPGDPYHGLMKKYMPKGASGVISFTVKGGREKAVQFMDSLELASNVVHVADIRTCVLHPASATHRQLTDEQLVAAGIGPGMIRLSVGLENIEDIKEDVERALARI is encoded by the coding sequence ATGAGAATAGAAACCAAGTGCCTGCACGAGGGCTACCATCCTGGCAACGGGGAGCCCCGCGCCATGCCTATCTATCAAAGCACCACCTACACCTACGACTCCACCGAGCACATCGGCCAGCTCTTCGACCTGACCGCGCCCGGCCACATGTATTCCCGGATTTCCAATCCCACCGTGGCCATGGTGGAGGAGAAGATCAGCGCCCTGGAGGGCGGCGTGGGGGCGCTTTGCACCACCGCCGGACAGGCGGCTTCCCTCATCGCCGTGATCAACCTTTGCTCCGCCGGGGACCATTTCGTGGCGGCGTCCACCATCTACGGGGGCACCATCAACCTGTTCGCCGTGACGCTGAAGCGCCTTGGCATCGAGTGCACCTTCATCTCCCCGGAGTCCACGGAGGAGGAGATCCGGGCGGCCATCCGTCCAAACACCAAGCTTATCTTCGGCGAGTCGCTGGCCAACCCCGCCCTCACCGTGCTGGATATCGAACGCTTCGCGAAGGCTGCCCACGGGGCGGGCGTTCCCCTCGTCGTGGACAACACCTTCCCCACGCCCATCCTGTGCCGGCCCATCGAGTTCGGCGCGGACATCGTCATCCACTCCACCACCAAATATATGGACGGCCATGCGGTGCAGGTGGGCGGTGTGATCGTGGATTCGGGCAACTTCGACTGGACCCAGAACGACAAGTTCCCGGGGCTCACCACCCCCGATGAATCCTATCACGGCCTCACCTACACGGAGTCCTTCGGCAGGGCGGCCTTCATCACCAAGGCGCGGGTGCAGCTCATCCGCGACCTGGGGTGCTACCCCGCCGCCATGACCGCCTTCTTGCTGAACCTCGGCCTTGAGACGCTGGCGGTGCGCATGGAAAAGCATGTGGAGAACGCCCTGGCCATGGCCGAGTTCCTGGCGGCGTCCGACAAGGTGGAGTCGGTGAACTATCCCGGACTGCCCGGCGATCCCTACCACGGGCTGATGAAGAAGTACATGCCGAAGGGCGCCTCCGGCGTCATCTCCTTCACCGTGAAGGGGGGCCGGGAAAAGGCGGTGCAGTTCATGGACAGCCTTGAACTCGCCTCCAACGTGGTGCACGTGGCGGATATCCGCACCTGCGTGCTCCATCCCGCCTCCGCCACCCACCGCCAGCTCACCGACGAGCAGCTGGTGGCCGCGGGCATCGGGCCGGGCATGATCCGCCTGTCCGTGGGCCTCGAGAACATCGAGGACATCAAGGAGGATGTGGAAAGGGCGCTGGCCCGGATCTAG